The following is a genomic window from Neodiprion virginianus isolate iyNeoVirg1 chromosome 1, iyNeoVirg1.1, whole genome shotgun sequence.
GGATTCTCGACCGTTCTACGGagaaatatattgtatataatattatgtgGACGGGTAAATCTCACTGTTAAATCACGAATATTTTACTCGTATTTTGGTAACGATAAAGCAAAAGTTGTTTACAAAACGTAGTTTAGAACTGCACAACTCACAAAATCCAGCTAAATTTTTCGGAATAGCTGGATCAGGTTGTCAATATCAAACCAAAACACGAAATGACTGGGAGTCACATCGTACAAGCCCTTAAGCGGATATGCCAACtttgaaatggaaattttaatGGCACACGTTTTCCCATAAGCAATGTTgtggaaaagaaactaacgtTTCACTACACAATAGGCACAgcgattttttactcaaagGTAAAATCAATAATCCACAGATTCGCGGTCACAGCCACCCGTCAATGCTTGGTCAACAACCCTTGCTTGTCCAGCTTTAAGATGGTTTACGATATACGATTAATTCGTagagagaaataaattgaacttgacgattcaaattcttttcatcGGACAAGATGATTTGTTCCGATACCTGTCCTTCATACAATTTCCATGTCTTTGCATGATGATACGAGAATGACAGTGCAgtgtaaaattcattcgaagTTGAAACCCACAACTAACGCAGTAGAGAATGAACACGTGATAAAGCTACTACAGCGAATCTTTTTCCAAAATCTGTTTACAAAAGGCAGCACGAAGCGTTCCATAGAACAATCACCAATTATCTATTGCAAATCTGTTATTATATCTTATACCAGATTCCTTGgaaatgtattataaatacgaTATAGTAACATCAAAAGTGACGTATTCTTCTCAATAAATTTCCTTGCGGCTGTTGGTTATTCTCGCAGTATGTGTTGTCTGCATCTGAATGGAATATTTGAGAACAATTTACATATTCTGAATCCTGCAGGTGGCGCAGATCCGGAGCGCATGTCACCGCCGAGGGTGGAGGAATACATAGCCGAGCTCTTCTGCGGGTCCAACGTATCAGTCCAAGTAATATGCGACCAGGATACCCTGCTTCGGGAATATCCTCTGTTTGCATGTGTGAACAGAGCAGCTTCGGTGATCCCCAGACACGCTGGCAGAATCGTATTCCTGACCTACGAGCCACCGAATCCCGCCTGTGTCTTGGAGACGCTTCTGCTCGTCGGCAAGGGGGTCACCTACGACACCGGAGGAACGGACATCAAATTCGGCGGTTCCATGTCTGGCATGTCAAGAGATAAATGCGGAGCAGCTGCATGTGCCGGTTTTATGCAGGTTCGTCGCTTTGTTTTCGTTACATTTACGTATTGTTTACAGGCAGCACAATATTGATAGCCTCGGTGCTGCACCCCTTGTTATGTGTGGTCTTGTCGTAGAAGTTGGTACGTGGAACGCTACTTTGATATGACTGCTAGCTTCGACAATCTGATAGTGCAACATTTGCATTCTCATCGCTGTAATATACTGTAACTCACACACGTGCAATGTCGGTTAGAATTGGGTACTTCCATATGCATATCTGCATGCGATAAATCCAGTTCTTAGTCACCTTGCTCTTGAAATGAAAAGTATCTTTGTCATGGGGATCATGATCCAAACACTTGCCTCCTGCTGCAGCGAGATCGTGCTGCAGCATGAGACAGTGCAATAGAATCAGATTTCTGTTGTTTCCACCATTATAAATCAATTCTCATGGACCTCTGAACTGTAACACATTACACGGATGTACAAGTAAGGTACAAAGACTGGATATTTACAGTAGAAAAATACGGGTATAAAACCTTTCTCTCGCATCCTGATTTGACGGTTGATTCAACAATCGTGACAAAATTGGCATTTCTACTCAACTTTGATTAATGTAAAGCAAGTTACAAGTATAACTAGTACGCTCATAAACCGTCGATTGAATATTGATTACTCAACGGAGCTGGAAGTGTAACGAAAAAGGATCGTCACCGTGTGCATGATACTGACAAATAAGCAGTGTTCAATCTTGTTGAATTACTCTCAAGTCCTTGTGCTCGTTAAAGCGCTAGACGAGGTTCAATCGAAAGTAATTAACCGAAAACAAGTCGTTTAATTTAGTCTTGAGAAATACTCAGCTAGTGAAGAAATTTTGCGTCTTACTGGCTTTTAGTGACTATGAACTAACTCAgtaatttatttgcaaattaCTAATCATAAAATACTTCTGTCAGATAGTCATCGTAAGTGTGGCACACACCACGGCTTGGATCGTCAAGACAAAAAACTAACCAGAGAATCAATTCTTCCTTTATTATATGTAGGTTGTAAATCTGCTCCAACCACCGACGGTAAAGGTCGTCGCTGCACTTTGCGTCGTCAGGAATAGTGTCGGTGAAAATTCCTACGTAGCTGATGAGGTCGTCACCGCAAAATCCGGAGTAAGAGTTCGCGTAGGAAACACAGATGCTGAAGGGCGCATGGCAATGGCTGACGCACTCTGCCACATTAAAGAAATGGCTCTGTGTTCCGTCAATCCGCACATTCTCACCGTTGCTACCCTCACCGGACACGCAGTTCTATCGGCAGGGAAAGGATACTCggtacatcatacatagttcacctttttcttccgtttctattttttctctttcatccTTCTTTCTGCGGAGCCTCAGATTGATTCTGAGCCGTTCAAGGCTACCGATGACGTCTGTTTCCCATTTTAAACAAGTAGCAGAGCACGAAACCGGTGATCTCGAATGTGTCAGAATCAATACAAGGGTCTCTATTTCTAATATAGCTGACTGAGTTAGACGATTCACACGAAGCATTGTTCATGAGAAAGTGATCACTACTTTGGGATCAAATTTTCTAAGGCATGCAGTATTGATAGAAGTATACACGGTTCGATCAAATTTACCACTTCAATATACAACTCATTCTCAGTGTACCTGTGGTGCGAGTCGAacataaatttattgtaatcaTTGATGAATGGGAGTTTGAAATAACGCATGAATTATCTCTtttctatgaaattttttaattcagaaTACTACGTCGTCAGTTGATTTATTTCAGTCTGTTTTTTCGATACCGTACAGATTGCCATGGATAACGCCGTTGCAAGGCTGGTCAGCAATGCTGAAAAGTTACAGGCATCAGGTGATACAATGGGGGATCCGTTCGAGATATCACGGTTTCGAAGAGAAGACTTCCAGTTTCACGAGGGACGAGCGGAGGGTGACGATGTCCTCCAGGCCGAAAATAAGCCAAGCGTAAAACTCGAAAGAGGCCACCAGGGCCCAGGTGCCTTCTTGATTATGACCTCCGGGTTGGACAAGGTGAGACCATGCgtaattgatttcattttactAGTATTGTTAATCACGAAGTCATCGTTCTTAAATGGAATGCAATTTCGCGTTGGCTTTTAGCATGGAACTACGTCGGAAAAACCGCTGAAGTATACTCACCTAGATGTTGCTGCGAGTGCAGGTGACCTCCCCAGCCATCCGACTGGTGCTCCGATATTGGCACTGGCTAAAAAATTCTTGTTCAATTCTCCGGAAGATGAGTCAGACAACGGAGTTGACCTAAAGAGTCCTGAGAAATAATACGGTCAAACTGgactgctttttttttgttcttttgcAGAGATTCCATCAAAAGTTCGAAGAGCTGATAGCATGGTGTACATTTTTATTGATGGAAATCGAGTACCTTACTCATGTCCTTCCGTATCTTTCCAAATCCCTAGTTTGATTCTTCAAATCTTCGCCCCTGCCTTAGTGCCGTTAATTATTTCACACCGGCCTGTATATCATCTATCTTATTTACGTTATTCATTTCAGCTGGATCGTTTGCATCATCCATTCTCGGAAAAGATATACCGTACGTAACGAACTCCCTAAACCATCCTGATTCCAGACTCCCCTTCCCCTTCCTTTCCTTTCATTCTCCGGTCACGTGATCAGTGTGTTCACGTGCCCATAGAAGCTCATgcattttacaaaatctcgCGTAGTCGTTCGCAGGAAATGTATATTTCATGGCAATCGCAATTACCAGATTTCCAATCCGACGAGCACGTGACCCATACAGTGTGTGCTTTCCTGGGATCAAGATTTATGTGGGTTTTACTATCTGTTGTCCAATTTGGAGATACATTTTATGTCAGATTTATTTATCAGGCGTTTCACCAATTATCAGCTCAGGTTCAGAcggaagaaaatatatttctttcagCTTGACAGTTCGATGTACTTTTCCAGAGTGATTTTACTTCGTATCTTTGTGTAACTCTGGCTAACTAAGTGTATGAAGCTGATTGCATGTTCATGATTGTTGGAACGCCTTGCGGTACATGTACTGTATAATTTTTCCTTCAGGTAAATACTTGTATTACCCTAAAATACATCAAAGGGGCTAATTCTACTGGACTCTGCTACATCTTGTTAGTGAGGAAATTCGTTGTGTCAATAATATGGATTTATCAAAATCTGATTGTTCATTAAATTTAAGAACATAGTGACTTAATTTCTTGCACTGTTAATAGTTTGTTTAGAACACTTACCAGAGAATTTATTGTtctttaaaataattttttatttttttgaggTGACTTTACTTATTACCATAATTGATTTAGATATTgggattaaatttttataaaccgGATATCACGATGCAgcgtagattttttttatccacgtCCTTTTTCCGTTACTGCAGGGTGGTGAATGGGTATTaccgaattgaaaatttttgcacgaatgaaaatataagaatCGAGAGTAGAAGTGAAAACTTTGAGTGGTTGACTAAAttaaaattctgaaagttCATAAGTTTACCGCGCATTCGCGATTTTCGCGGATGAGGAGcggaattttaaatttcatgcgacgcgtcaaatttcactcaattaattcattgcacgaattcttttttttttcttttgaatgtGACCAAAGTAATGGACTTTCACTTTGGCGTTTTTATATTATCGTTGAGTCAGATTCATTAAGTATTCATTAAGAGTACTCTGAGTATTGTGAATGTATTTGTGCTCGcaattacattaatttttgCCTTCTGCCGGAACATGTGCATTCGTGTCT
Proteins encoded in this region:
- the LOC124299864 gene encoding putative aminopeptidase W07G4.4 isoform X1 gives rise to the protein MAVESRWMPCQLKIEVNLCSCDYDGIILVSGSAPGFDEPEPFKTVLYCAAQIDSALGIIGAVLPINLPAKRLIYSPTGPLNMDYHDVRSFAEAATEGVKRALKAGVRCPLLVLLPDIRFDNVELVTLLGALEGLYVPLEVREICPDRCYKACQLAVWSPICSKKLQGIVKLASALESGRYVARDIGGADPERMSPPRVEEYIAELFCGSNVSVQVICDQDTLLREYPLFACVNRAASVIPRHAGRIVFLTYEPPNPACVLETLLLVGKGVTYDTGGTDIKFGGSMSGMSRDKCGAAACAGFMQVVNLLQPPTVKVVAALCVVRNSVGENSYVADEVVTAKSGVRVRVGNTDAEGRMAMADALCHIKEMALCSVNPHILTVATLTGHAVLSAGKGYSIAMDNAVARLVSNAEKLQASGDTMGDPFEISRFRREDFQFHEGRAEGDDVLQAENKPSVKLERGHQGPGAFLIMTSGLDKHGTTSEKPLKYTHLDVAASAGDLPSHPTGAPILALAKKFLFNSPEDESDNGVDLKSPEK
- the LOC124299864 gene encoding putative aminopeptidase W07G4.4 isoform X2; this translates as MPCQLKIEVNLCSCDYDGIILVSGSAPGFDEPEPFKTVLYCAAQIDSALGIIGAVLPINLPAKRLIYSPTGPLNMDYHDVRSFAEAATEGVKRALKAGVRCPLLVLLPDIRFDNVELVTLLGALEGLYVPLEVREICPDRCYKACQLAVWSPICSKKLQGIVKLASALESGRYVARDIGGADPERMSPPRVEEYIAELFCGSNVSVQVICDQDTLLREYPLFACVNRAASVIPRHAGRIVFLTYEPPNPACVLETLLLVGKGVTYDTGGTDIKFGGSMSGMSRDKCGAAACAGFMQVVNLLQPPTVKVVAALCVVRNSVGENSYVADEVVTAKSGVRVRVGNTDAEGRMAMADALCHIKEMALCSVNPHILTVATLTGHAVLSAGKGYSIAMDNAVARLVSNAEKLQASGDTMGDPFEISRFRREDFQFHEGRAEGDDVLQAENKPSVKLERGHQGPGAFLIMTSGLDKHGTTSEKPLKYTHLDVAASAGDLPSHPTGAPILALAKKFLFNSPEDESDNGVDLKSPEK